AGCGTTCCTGCGGCCCGCGATGGCGCGCCCGAACCTGACCGTGATCACCGGCGCGCAGGCGCAGCGCGTGATCTTCGACGGGCGGCGCGCGGTGGGCGTCGAGTATCACGGCGGCGGCACCGATTACGTCGCGCGGGCGCGCTCGGAAGTGCTGCTGACGTCCGGCGCCGTGAATTCGCCGCAGCTGCTTGAACTGTCGGGCGTCGGCTGCGGCCGGCGGCTGCAGGCGCTCGGCATCGACGTCGTGCAGGATCTGCCGGGCGTCGGCGAAAACCTGCAGGATCACCTGCAATTGCGGATGGCGTTTCGCGTCGAAGGCGTGCGCACGCTCAACACGCTTTCCGCACACTGGTGGGGCAAGCTGATGATCGGCGCCGAATATGCGTTGCTGCAGCGCGGGCCGATGTCGATGGCGCCGTCGCAGCTCGGCGCATTCGCGAAATCCGATTCCGAAGATCCCGCGCTCACGCGCCCCGATCTCGAATACCACGTGCAACCGCTGTCGCTCGAACGCTTCGGCGAGCCGCTGCACAGCTTCAACGCGTTTACCGCGTCCGTGTGCCATCTGCGGCCGACGTCGCGCGGCAGCGTGCATATCGCAAGCGCCGATCCGGGCATGGCGCCCGCGATCGCGCCGAACTATCTGTCGACCGACCAGGATCGCCATGTCGCCGCGAACGCGCTGCGCCTCACGCGACGGATCGCGTCCGCGCCGGCGCTCGCGCGCTACCGTCCCGAGGAAATCCTCCCGGGCGCGCAGTATCGGACCGAGGCCGAGCTGATCGATGCGGCCGGCGCCGTCGGCACGACGATCTTCCATCCGGTCGGCACCTGCCGGATGGGGCGTGCCGATGATGAACGCGCGGTCGTCGACAGCCGGCTGCGCGTGCGCGGCATCGCCGGTCTGCGGATCGTCGATGCGTCGGTGATGCCGTTCATTACATCGGGCAACACCAATTCGCCGACGCTGATGATCGCCGAGCGCGCGAGCGACATGATCCGTGCCGATCGCCGCGCAGCGCGCGACGCGACGCCGGTGCGAACGGAGCCGGCGGTGACAGCCGCGTGACGGAACCCTGACACGCGCGACAGCGGGCCGTCATGCTGGCGCCCGCTGATTCGATATGCGAAACAAGCTGCCGTTGCATCGGTCGTGCCGATGACGGCGGTTCGAACGGCAAGATCCATGCAAGCCGCGCAGCCGCGCGGCTTTTTTCGTTGCGCGTGTGCCGGGCCATGCGGGTGGTCGACCGTCGATGATGCACGTGTCAAAAAAGCGTGGCGAAAAACCGTGCACGGCTGCACGCGACATGGCGGCCAGCCCTATAAGTGCAAATCCCGATGATTGCACTGCACCAACGGCGCGACAATGTTGCGCAATGTGCATACGCGTCGGCGCGGGAGACCACCCTCGAGGCGTACCACGGCGCCCGGGGGCAGCGCGCTGATCCGCTGACCTGTTCGCGGTCGCTTGCCAGGCTTCCCGGTGCTTCGCCTGACTTCGTACGGAAGGGAACATGATTCTCGGCGACACGATTCTGGAAACACGCGGACTGACGAAGGAATTCAGGGGTTTCACCGCCGTGAGCGGCGTCAACCTGCGTGTGCGTCGCGGTGCGATCCACGCGCTGATCGGGCCGAACGGCGCGGGCAAGACCACCTGCTTCAACCTCCTCACCAAGTTCCTGACACCGACGGCCGGCCAGATCGTCTTCAACGGGATCGACATTACCGACGAGCGGCCCGCGCAGGTCGCGCGGCGCGGCATCATCCGCTCGTTCCAGATTTCGGCCGTGTTCCCGCACCTCACCGCGCTGCAGAACGTGCGCATCGGCCTGCAGCGTGCACTCGGCACCGAATTCCACTTCTGGCGCAGCGAACGCACGCTGAAGCGGCTCGACGATCGCGCGATGGACCTGCTCACGCAGGTCGGCCTCACCGATTTCGCGAATGTGCCGACGGTCGAGCTCGCATACGGCCGCAAGCGCGCGCTCGAGATCGCGACCACGCTCGCGATGGAACCCGAACTGATGCTGCTCGACGAGCCCACGCAGGGGATGGGCCACGAGGATGTCGACCGCGTGACCGCGCTGATCAAGAAGGTCGCGAGCGGCCGCACGATCCTGATGGTCGAGCACAACATGAACGTGATCGCAGGCATCTCCGACACGATCACCGTCCTGCAACGCGGCGAGGTGCTGGCCGAAGGCTCGTATGCGGAGGTGTCGAAGAATCCGCTTGTCATCGAGGCCTACATGGGCAGCGCCGACGCGGCGCTCGCGGGGGCGCACGCATGAAGCACAGCGAACGGGAGGAACGCGAATTGAGCGGCGTCGAAAGCGGTACGCCCGCGCTGGAGATCACGGGCCTGGAGGCTTGGTACGGGGAATCCCACATATTGCACGGTGTCGACCTGACGGTGCATCGCGGCGAGGTCGTCACGCTGCTCGGCCGCAACGGCGCGGGCCGCACGACGACGCTGCGCGCGATCATGGGCCTCACGGGCCGCCGCAGCGGGTCGATCAAGGTCGCGGGCAACGAGACGATCGGCCTCGCGACGCACCGCATTGCGCATTTCGGCATCGGTTACTGCCCGGAGGAGCGCGGGATTTTCTCGAGCCTGTCGTGCGAGGAGAACCTGATGCTGCCGCCGCCGATCGGGCCGCGCGAGCACGCGATGTCGCTCGACGAGATCTACGCGATGTTTCCGAACCTCGCGTCGCGCCGGCAGAGCCAGGGCACGCGGCTGTCCGGCGGCGAGCAGCAGATGCTCGCGGTCGCGCGGATCCTGCGCACCGGCGCGAACCTGCTGCTGCTCGACGAGATTTCCGAAGGCCTCGCGCCGGTGATCGTGCAGACGCTCGCACGGATGATCGTCGCGCTGAAGGCACGCGGCTACACGATCGTGATGGTCGAACAGAATTTCCGCTTCGCCGCGCCGCTCGCCGACCGGTTCTACGTGATGGAGCACGGCAGCATCGTCGAGCATTTCCGCGCGGCCGAACTGGAACGCAAGATGCCGACCCTGCATGACCTGCTCGGGGTGTGACGCCGCCCCATTTCTCTTGCCGCTAGCCGTGGCGGCCCTCGAATAACCACAACGCATCAGAACAACAGGAGACGTCAATGAAAATGAAGACCCTCGCACACGCCTGTCTCGCGCTCGCGACCGCCGCGTTCACCGCCGGCGCCGCCCATGCCGCGGATACCGTGAAGATCGGCTTCATCACCGACATGTCGGGGCTTTACGCGGACATCGACGGGCAGGGCGGCCTGGAGGCGATCCGCATGGCGGTTGCCGACTTCGGCGGCAAGGTGCTCGGCAAGCCGATCGAGGTCGTCTATGCCGATCACCAGAACAAGGCCGACATCGCCGCATCGAAGGCGCGCGAATGGATGGATCGCGGCGGGCTCGACCTGCTGGTCGGCGGCACGAACTCTGCCACGGCGCTGTCGATGAACCAGGTCGCGGCCGAGAAGAAGAAGGTCTACATCAACATCGGCGCGGGCGCCGATACGCTGACCAACGAGCAGTGCACGCCGTACACGGTCCACTATGCGTACGACACGATGGCGCTCGCGAAGGGCACCGGTTCGGCGGTGGTGAAGCAGGGCGGCAAGACGTGGTTCTTCCTGACCGCCGACTATGCGTTCGGCAAGGCGCTCGAGAAGAACACGTCGGATGTCGTGAAGGCGAACGGCGGCCAGGTGCTCGGTGCGGTGCGCCACCCGCTGTCCGCGTCGGATTTCTCGTCGTTCCTGCTGCAGGCACAGGCGTCGAAGGCGCAGATCCTCGGTCTCGCGAACGCGGGCGGCGACACGATCAACGCGATCAAGGCCGCGAAGGAGTTCGGCATCACGAAGACGATGAAGCTCGCCGCGCTGCTGATGTTCATCGACGACGTGCACAGCCTGGGCCTCGAGACGACCCAGGGCCTCGTGCTGACCGACAGCTGGTACTGGAACCGCGACGCGGCGTCGCGCCAGTGGGCGCAGCGCTACTTCGGCAAGATGAAGAAGATGCCGTCGAGCCTGCAGGCGGCCGACTACTCGTCGGTGACGACCTACCTGAAGGCCGTCCAGGCCGCCGGCACGACCGATTCCGACAAGGTGATGGCCGAGCTGAAGAAGATCAAGATCAACGACTTCTACGCGAAGGGCTACATCCGCACGGACGGCAGCATGATCCACGACATGTACCTGATGGAGGTGAAGAAGCCGTCGGAATCGAAGGAGCCGTGGGACTACTACAAGGTGCTCGCGACGATTCCGGGCGAACAGGCGTTCGGGACCAAGAAGGAATCGCGCTGCGCGTTGTGGAAGTAAGCGCGGCATGGCGGCGCGCGCAGGCGCGCCGCGCGGCGGCGGCCGCAGCGATGTGCCCGCTGCGCCGCCCGCGTGCGCAGCGCACGAAGGTTGCCGCACAGAGGTTGCGCGCGCAACGAAACTCATTCTGACGGCTAAGTCGATGGAAATCTTTGGCATTCCGTTGCCGGCGATGCTGAGCCAGTTGCTGCTCGGGCTCGTCAACGGCTCGTTCTACGCGATCCTGAGCCTCGGGCTCGCGGTGATCTTCGGGCTGCTCAACGTGATCAACTTCGCGCACGGCGCGCTGTTCATGCTGGGCGCGATGCTCGCGTGGATGGGCCTGTCGTACTTCGGGCTGCCGTACTGGGCGATGCTCGTGCTGGCGCCGCTGGTCGTCGGCGCGTTCGGGATCGTGATCGAGCGCTCGATGCTGCGCTGGCTGTACAAGCTCGATCACCTGTACGGGTTGCTGCTCACGTTCGGCCTCACGCTGGTCGTCGAAGGCGTGTTCCGGTCGATCTACGGATCGTCAGGCCAGCCGTACGACGTGCCGTCGCAGCTTTCCGGCGCAACCAACCTCGGCTTCATGTTCCTGCCGAACTACCGCGCGTGGGTGGTAGTCGCGTCGCTCGCGGTGTGCCTCGCGACGTGGTTCGTGATCGAGAAGACGCGCCTCGGCGCATACCTGCGCGCGGGCACCGAGAATCCGAAGCTGGTCGAGGCGTTCGGCGTGAACGTGCCGATGATGATCACGCTCACCTACGGCTTCGGCGTCGCGCTCGCCGCGTTCGCGGGCGTGCTGGCCGCACCGGTGATCCAGGTGTCGCCGCTGATGGGCCAGCCGATGATCATCACCGTGTTCGCGGTGGTCGTGATCGGCGGGATGGGCTCGATTCTCGGCTCGATCGTCACGGGCCTGCTGCTCGGCGTGATCGAAGGCTTCACGCGCGTGTTCTATCCCGAAGCGTCGGCGACGGTCGTGTTCGTGATCATGGCGATCGTGCTGCTGTTCCGCCCGGCGGGCCTCTTCGGCAAGGAAAAATGATGCAGAGAAAAGTGCTCTACGGCGTGCTGCTTGCCGCACTGCTCGCCGCGCCGTTCATCGGCGCGTATCCGGTGTTCGTGATGAAGGTGCTCACGTTCGCGCTGTTCGCGGCCGCGTTCAACCTGCTGATCGGCTATACGGGGCTGCTGTCGTTCGGTCATGCGATGTTTCTCGCGACCGCCGGCTACGCGACCGGCTATTCGATGCAGACGCTCGGTTTCACGCCGGAGCTCGGCGTACTCGCGGGCATCGTCGCCGCGACGCTGCTCGGGCTCGTCGTCGGGCTGTTCGCGATCCGCCGGCAGGGCATCTACTTCGCGATGATCACGCTCGCGTTCGCGCAGATGGTCTACTTCATCTACCTGCAGGCGCCGTTCACGCACGGCGAGGACGGCCTGCAGGGCGTGCCGCGCGGTCATCTGTTCGGGCTGCTCGACCTGTCGAACGACGTCGCGCTGTACTACGTCGTGCTGGCGGTGGTCGTCGCCGCTTGCGCATTCATCGTGCGGGTCGTCCATTCGCCGTTCGGCCAGGTGCTCGTCGCGATCAAGGAGAACGAGGCGCGCACGATCTCGCTCGGCTATGACACCGACCGTTTCAAGCTGCTCGCGTTCATCCTGTCGGCCGGGCTCGCGGGGCTGGCCGGCTCGCTGAAGGTGCTCGTGCTCGGCTTCGAGACGCTCTCCGATGCGTACTGGACGATGTCGGGCCTCGTCGTGCTGATGACGCTGGTCGGCGGGATGGGCACGCTGTTCGGGCCGCTGCTGGGGGCGGCGCTGATCGTCGCGCTGGAAGACCGGCTCGGCGACATCGGCGAATGGCTCGCGTCGACGACGGGCGTCGCGTGGTTCCATTCGCTCGGCGAATCGGCGACGATCGTCACGGGGCTGATTTTCATCGCATGCGTGCTTGCATTCCGGCGCGGCATCGTCGGCGAGATGGTCGCGCGGATCAAGCCGCTCAGGGCGTCCTGAGCGCGTGCCGCGCACGTCGCGACACGTTGATGCGAAGCACCATCCGGCACGCGTCGGAAGGGCGTCGCAGCGGGCTCGGGCCGGCGCCGCGCGGCAGGCTGGCGCCCCATTTTCGTGCGGCGATGCACCATAGGGGTAAATGCTAAGTTGTCGCAGGGTGAAAGGTCCATTAATCTTCGTTTCAGTTCTGATGCACCGCGAAACGAATTTGCAGGTGGAGAACGAGGAGACAATCGAGGCACAAAGTGCCCGGCCCCAAAGCGCTGTTGGACGGAATCCAACAGCGCTTTTTCATTTGCGTGCACGGATTCTCACCGCTGGTGCATCGTCCTGCGCAAGTGCCGTATTTCGCGCTTGCGTTCGCACCGCAACTCTTCCGCGCTTCGCCGCGTCCCCCGTTTTTCCTTGTCCCGCAATCCGGTCGCAGACGGCGCGCAACCCTGCGCAGGCTGTCCGGGCTTACCCGGTTGGCGTGCGGGAAAGGCGTCCGTTACACTCGGCTTTCGCCGACCGCGCGGTCGGGAAAATCGGTCGGCAGTTCTCCTACAAGCAGAATGCAGAAGAGGGAGTACGGTTGGATGAGAAGCGCAGGGCGGTGGATCGGGGCAGGAAGGGCGGCTGGCGCCGCTCGTTCGTCATGGGGTGCGCCGTGGGTCATCGCGGCTTTCCCGAGCCGCTCTGCCGCCCGTATGGGCGTTCCGGTGCCATCTCTGGTCGTTGCGTTCGCATCCGTATCCGCATTCGCATGAACCGCCGGCTTTCCGCTATTTCGCCGCTCGCGTACACGGCCGTGCCAGGCCGGATCGACGCGCCTTCCGACGATCGTTGCGCATGCATCGATCGCCCGCACGATCCCGCATTTCTTCGCTTTCTTCATCCTGACGACACTGCTGCTGCGCATCGTGGCGGTCGAACGACCGTTTCGGCCGGTACGCGGCGCGTGCGTGCGTGGTGCCGTCCGGGCCCTGTCGCGGGGGCGGCGTTTCACGGGAAAACGAGCGTAGGCGCGGCAAGGCGAGATAGTTAAATTATTAACTTGTTTGGGGACCGGGAGCCGCCCGAGCGCCCCGTGGCTTTTTCGAGCAGCGTTTGGAGACAACGTAAATGAAGATGAATCGATGGATGGAAGCCGTGCTCGCCGCGGGCCTCGTGTGTGCGGCGGCAACGGCGTCGGCGCAGGTGAAGATCGGCGTGACGCTGTCGGCCACCGGGCCGGCTGCATCGCTCGGGATTCCGGAAAAGAACACGATTGCGCTGCTGCCGAAGGAAATCGCGGGCAAGAGCGTGCAGTACATCGTGCTCGACGACGCATCCGACACGAGCCGCGCGGTGCAGAACGTCCGCAAGCTGATCGACGAAGACCACGTCGACGCGATCATCGGCTCGTCCGTCACGCCGAACTCGCTCGCGATGCTCGACCCCGTGTCGCAGGGCAAGACGCCGACGATCTCGCTCGCGGCGAGTGCGCAGATCATCGCGCCGATGGACGCGAAGCGTGCATGGATGTTCAAGGTGCCGCAGAACGACCAGCTGATGGCCGATGCGATTGCCGGCTACATGGCGAAGCACGGCGTGAAGACGGTCGGCTTCATCGGCTTCGCCGATGCGTACGGCGACAGCTGGTACAAAACGTTCGACGCGGCGGCCGCGAAGAACGGCCTGAAGGTCGTGGCGAACGAGCGCTACAACCGTACCGACGCGTCGGTGATGGGGCAGGTGCTGAAGCTGATGGGCTCGAATCCCGATGCGATGCTGATCGCCGGCTCCGGCACGCCGGCGGCGCTGCCGGCCAAGACGCTGAAGGAGCGCGGCTACAAGGGCAAGGTGTACCAGACGCACGGCGTCGCGAACAACGACTTCCTGCGCGTGTGCGGCAAGGATTGCGAAGGCGAGATCCTGCCGGCCGGCCCGGTGCTCGTGACCGACCAGCTCCCCGATTCGAACCCGGTGAAGAAGGCGGCACTCGGGTACAAGGCCGCGTACGAGAAGGCCTACGGCGCGGGCTCGCTGTCGACGTTCGGCGGCCATGCGTGGGATGCGGGGCTGCTGCTGCAGCGTGCGATTCCCGACGCGCTGAAGAAGGGGCAGCCGGGGTCCGAGGCGTTCCGCGAAGCGCTGCGCGCGTCGCTCGAGAGCGTGAAGGACCTGCCCGTGTCGCACGGCGTGATCAACATGACGACGACCGATCACAACGGCTTCGACACGCGTGCGCGCGTGATGGTGCAGATCGTCGACGGCAAGTGGAAGTTGCAGGCCGACTGAGCATCACGTGAAACCGGCGTGCACGGCGCGAATGGCGCCGCGCGCGCCGTCGGCAGGGCGCCGGGCCTGACGGGCCGCGCCCGTGCCGCATGGAACCACCGGGGCTCGCCGCGTGGCGCCTGACGTGCCGATCTTGCCGTCCGTGCGCTCCGGCCGTTCCCGTCGCCGTTTCTCCGCAGCATTCTCGATATACGAAACGTATGGATCTCTCGATTGCGGCGATCCTCGCGCAAGACGGCATCACGACCGGCGCCATTTACGCATTGTTGTCGCTGGCGCTCGTACTGGTGTTTTCCGTCACGCGGGTGATCTTCATTCCCCAGGGCGAATTCGTCGCCTACGGTGCGCTGACGCTTGCGGCGTTGCAGGCGCAGAAATTCCCCGCCACCTGCTGGCTGTTGTTCGTGATGGGCATCGCGTGCTTCCTGCTCGAAGTCGGCGGCCTGATTCGGCATCGCGAACGCCGCCATCAACTCGGCCGCACGCTCGCGACGCTCGGCAGCCGC
The nucleotide sequence above comes from Burkholderia pyrrocinia. Encoded proteins:
- a CDS encoding ABC transporter substrate-binding protein; translated protein: MKMKTLAHACLALATAAFTAGAAHAADTVKIGFITDMSGLYADIDGQGGLEAIRMAVADFGGKVLGKPIEVVYADHQNKADIAASKAREWMDRGGLDLLVGGTNSATALSMNQVAAEKKKVYINIGAGADTLTNEQCTPYTVHYAYDTMALAKGTGSAVVKQGGKTWFFLTADYAFGKALEKNTSDVVKANGGQVLGAVRHPLSASDFSSFLLQAQASKAQILGLANAGGDTINAIKAAKEFGITKTMKLAALLMFIDDVHSLGLETTQGLVLTDSWYWNRDAASRQWAQRYFGKMKKMPSSLQAADYSSVTTYLKAVQAAGTTDSDKVMAELKKIKINDFYAKGYIRTDGSMIHDMYLMEVKKPSESKEPWDYYKVLATIPGEQAFGTKKESRCALWK
- a CDS encoding branched-chain amino acid ABC transporter permease — translated: MEIFGIPLPAMLSQLLLGLVNGSFYAILSLGLAVIFGLLNVINFAHGALFMLGAMLAWMGLSYFGLPYWAMLVLAPLVVGAFGIVIERSMLRWLYKLDHLYGLLLTFGLTLVVEGVFRSIYGSSGQPYDVPSQLSGATNLGFMFLPNYRAWVVVASLAVCLATWFVIEKTRLGAYLRAGTENPKLVEAFGVNVPMMITLTYGFGVALAAFAGVLAAPVIQVSPLMGQPMIITVFAVVVIGGMGSILGSIVTGLLLGVIEGFTRVFYPEASATVVFVIMAIVLLFRPAGLFGKEK
- a CDS encoding GMC family oxidoreductase; translation: MTTQRTLEGEFDYVIVGAGTAGCVLANRLTEDPDIHVLLLEAGGKDDYHWIHIPVGYLYCIGNPRTDWLYKTQPEAALNGRALAYPRGRVLGGCSSINGMIYMRGQREDYDGWAQETGDAGWSWDSVLPIFKRSEDHHAGASDAHGAGGYWRVEKQRLRWEILESFAQAAQQTGIPATDDFNRGDNSGVGYFEVNQKRGVRWNTSKAFLRPAMARPNLTVITGAQAQRVIFDGRRAVGVEYHGGGTDYVARARSEVLLTSGAVNSPQLLELSGVGCGRRLQALGIDVVQDLPGVGENLQDHLQLRMAFRVEGVRTLNTLSAHWWGKLMIGAEYALLQRGPMSMAPSQLGAFAKSDSEDPALTRPDLEYHVQPLSLERFGEPLHSFNAFTASVCHLRPTSRGSVHIASADPGMAPAIAPNYLSTDQDRHVAANALRLTRRIASAPALARYRPEEILPGAQYRTEAELIDAAGAVGTTIFHPVGTCRMGRADDERAVVDSRLRVRGIAGLRIVDASVMPFITSGNTNSPTLMIAERASDMIRADRRAARDATPVRTEPAVTAA
- a CDS encoding ABC transporter ATP-binding protein translates to MILGDTILETRGLTKEFRGFTAVSGVNLRVRRGAIHALIGPNGAGKTTCFNLLTKFLTPTAGQIVFNGIDITDERPAQVARRGIIRSFQISAVFPHLTALQNVRIGLQRALGTEFHFWRSERTLKRLDDRAMDLLTQVGLTDFANVPTVELAYGRKRALEIATTLAMEPELMLLDEPTQGMGHEDVDRVTALIKKVASGRTILMVEHNMNVIAGISDTITVLQRGEVLAEGSYAEVSKNPLVIEAYMGSADAALAGAHA
- a CDS encoding ABC transporter substrate-binding protein, yielding MKMNRWMEAVLAAGLVCAAATASAQVKIGVTLSATGPAASLGIPEKNTIALLPKEIAGKSVQYIVLDDASDTSRAVQNVRKLIDEDHVDAIIGSSVTPNSLAMLDPVSQGKTPTISLAASAQIIAPMDAKRAWMFKVPQNDQLMADAIAGYMAKHGVKTVGFIGFADAYGDSWYKTFDAAAAKNGLKVVANERYNRTDASVMGQVLKLMGSNPDAMLIAGSGTPAALPAKTLKERGYKGKVYQTHGVANNDFLRVCGKDCEGEILPAGPVLVTDQLPDSNPVKKAALGYKAAYEKAYGAGSLSTFGGHAWDAGLLLQRAIPDALKKGQPGSEAFREALRASLESVKDLPVSHGVINMTTTDHNGFDTRARVMVQIVDGKWKLQAD
- a CDS encoding branched-chain amino acid ABC transporter permease → MQRKVLYGVLLAALLAAPFIGAYPVFVMKVLTFALFAAAFNLLIGYTGLLSFGHAMFLATAGYATGYSMQTLGFTPELGVLAGIVAATLLGLVVGLFAIRRQGIYFAMITLAFAQMVYFIYLQAPFTHGEDGLQGVPRGHLFGLLDLSNDVALYYVVLAVVVAACAFIVRVVHSPFGQVLVAIKENEARTISLGYDTDRFKLLAFILSAGLAGLAGSLKVLVLGFETLSDAYWTMSGLVVLMTLVGGMGTLFGPLLGAALIVALEDRLGDIGEWLASTTGVAWFHSLGESATIVTGLIFIACVLAFRRGIVGEMVARIKPLRAS
- a CDS encoding ABC transporter ATP-binding protein; this encodes MKHSEREERELSGVESGTPALEITGLEAWYGESHILHGVDLTVHRGEVVTLLGRNGAGRTTTLRAIMGLTGRRSGSIKVAGNETIGLATHRIAHFGIGYCPEERGIFSSLSCEENLMLPPPIGPREHAMSLDEIYAMFPNLASRRQSQGTRLSGGEQQMLAVARILRTGANLLLLDEISEGLAPVIVQTLARMIVALKARGYTIVMVEQNFRFAAPLADRFYVMEHGSIVEHFRAAELERKMPTLHDLLGV